From Streptomyces asiaticus, one genomic window encodes:
- a CDS encoding AAA family ATPase → MTEAATSPGPTSPGRADRSLPAFAEELVGTLSVHSQYVLHGSIRDIHLVRHDKDPDEGGPERTYDAHHTLTEVLWNALWQEGYEALIRFDIADGFTVVAGPAAKEVRELLHGRDATRPGRARRADTPVHLADAERTLGDIVSGWKQQGRQPKTPDGRPRPDTAQRQQPYRVVLLIDYAARIPTDVTRLSDAERDFFLNCLKLAEDARPISSPGSGRRLFNPVIWLADGERDLPTWLVAGSERVRTIGIPLPDLGSRRRMAELLAEEHTAASAPEDHGDDGPVRFDKQRRPDEHDLDTFARATAGLTLRAMRESARMALDRGMSFAEMRDAVRVYQLGVKDNPWQADYIRAQIKKGEADLRARVKGQEKAVGKTLDILKRAALGLSGAQASHPGSRPRGVLFFAGPTGTGKTELAKSVAKLLFGTEDACLRFDMSEFSAPHSVDRLLGAPPGYVGYEAGGELTTAVRNDPFRVVLFDEIDKADKGVLDKFLQVLEDGRLTDGQGVTTYFSECVLIFTSNLGVRKRTGEGGREGRVAEPGMPYHQLEEIILANVKEHFVEGIGRPELMNRFGGNVVVFDYIDAKVAAEIFDSQVGNIQRVLREDQGVHLRLSDEAHQALSTYCTADVDNGGRGIGMLLETHLINPLARALFDQEQLSGTAVTVTGVRPATDGTVALDLRVVRTGAAGPGPGR, encoded by the coding sequence ATGACCGAGGCAGCCACGTCGCCGGGCCCCACGTCCCCGGGCCGCGCGGACCGCAGCCTCCCGGCCTTCGCCGAGGAGCTGGTCGGCACGCTCAGCGTCCACTCCCAGTACGTCCTGCACGGCAGCATCCGGGACATCCACCTCGTCCGCCACGACAAGGACCCCGACGAGGGCGGCCCCGAGCGGACGTACGACGCCCACCACACCCTCACCGAGGTGCTGTGGAACGCCCTGTGGCAGGAGGGGTACGAGGCGCTGATCCGCTTCGACATCGCCGACGGCTTCACCGTGGTCGCGGGCCCCGCCGCCAAGGAGGTCCGCGAGCTGCTGCACGGACGGGACGCCACCAGACCCGGCCGCGCCCGGCGCGCCGACACCCCCGTCCACCTGGCCGACGCGGAGCGGACCCTGGGGGACATCGTCAGCGGCTGGAAGCAGCAGGGGCGGCAGCCGAAGACACCGGACGGACGGCCCCGTCCGGACACCGCACAGCGCCAACAGCCCTACCGGGTAGTGCTGTTGATCGACTACGCCGCGCGCATCCCCACCGATGTCACCCGGCTCAGCGACGCGGAGCGGGACTTCTTCCTCAACTGCCTGAAGCTGGCAGAGGATGCGCGGCCGATCTCCTCCCCGGGCAGTGGGAGGCGGCTGTTCAACCCCGTGATCTGGCTCGCCGACGGGGAGCGCGACCTGCCCACCTGGCTGGTGGCGGGCAGCGAGCGGGTCCGCACCATCGGCATCCCGCTGCCCGACCTGGGCAGCAGACGGCGCATGGCCGAGCTGCTGGCCGAGGAGCACACCGCCGCGTCCGCGCCCGAGGACCACGGGGACGACGGGCCGGTGCGGTTCGACAAGCAACGGCGGCCGGACGAGCACGACCTCGACACCTTCGCCCGCGCCACCGCCGGGCTGACCCTGCGCGCGATGCGGGAGAGCGCCCGGATGGCCCTCGACCGCGGGATGTCGTTCGCCGAGATGCGGGACGCGGTCCGGGTCTACCAGCTCGGTGTCAAGGACAACCCGTGGCAGGCGGACTACATCCGCGCGCAGATCAAGAAGGGCGAGGCGGATCTGCGGGCGCGGGTGAAGGGCCAGGAGAAGGCGGTCGGCAAGACCCTCGACATCCTCAAGCGCGCCGCACTGGGCCTGTCCGGCGCCCAGGCGTCCCACCCCGGCAGCCGGCCGCGCGGTGTGCTGTTCTTCGCCGGGCCGACCGGTACCGGCAAGACCGAGCTGGCCAAGTCGGTGGCCAAGCTGCTGTTCGGCACCGAGGACGCCTGTCTGCGCTTCGACATGAGCGAGTTCTCCGCACCGCACTCGGTGGACCGGCTGCTCGGCGCACCGCCGGGATACGTGGGCTACGAGGCGGGTGGCGAGCTGACCACGGCGGTGCGCAACGACCCCTTCCGGGTGGTGCTGTTCGACGAGATCGACAAGGCCGACAAGGGGGTGCTGGACAAGTTCCTCCAGGTGCTCGAGGACGGTCGGCTCACCGACGGGCAGGGGGTCACCACGTACTTCAGCGAATGCGTGCTGATCTTCACCTCCAACCTCGGGGTCAGGAAACGGACCGGCGAGGGCGGGCGCGAAGGGCGGGTGGCGGAGCCCGGTATGCCGTACCACCAGCTCGAGGAGATCATCCTGGCCAATGTGAAGGAACACTTCGTGGAGGGGATCGGCCGGCCGGAGCTGATGAACCGGTTCGGCGGCAATGTGGTGGTCTTCGACTACATCGACGCCAAGGTGGCCGCCGAGATCTTCGACTCCCAGGTGGGCAACATCCAGCGGGTGCTGCGCGAGGATCAGGGGGTGCATCTGCGCCTCTCCGACGAGGCGCATCAGGCGCTGTCCACCTACTGCACGGCGGATGTCGACAACGGCGGCCGGGGCATCGGCATGCTGCTGGAGACACATCTGATCAACCCGCTGGCACGGGCGCTGTTCGACCAGGAGCAACTGTCGGGCACGGCCGTCACCGTCACCGGTGTACGGCCCGCCACGGACGGGACGGTGGCCCTGGACCTGCGGGTGGTACGCACCGGGGCCGCGGGCCCCGGCCCCGGCCGATGA
- a CDS encoding FHA domain-containing protein: protein MSAGAAPAGWWREPDDEEEEAPAGPAGPAGPAEADAAGKAAAAAPEERPPPEPQPEPPPEPQPEPQPEPPPEPRPAPPPAGVEVSAPCWNCRAPVAPRDTHCASCGRARTHALLVCTDPCLELRHGPGPPLRLGRHPDWAPRTAAAFAGWNKVSRRHASITMEPDGTAWVEEPEAGSRNGTYVNGARIAAGVRTPVRDGDQLRLGLRVSFAVRLYGPEPGTG from the coding sequence ATGAGCGCTGGGGCCGCTCCGGCGGGGTGGTGGCGCGAGCCGGACGACGAGGAGGAGGAAGCACCGGCGGGTCCGGCGGGTCCGGCGGGACCGGCGGAAGCGGACGCGGCGGGGAAGGCGGCCGCGGCGGCTCCGGAGGAGCGGCCCCCGCCCGAACCCCAGCCCGAGCCCCCGCCCGAACCCCAGCCCGAACCCCAGCCCGAGCCCCCGCCCGAACCCCGGCCCGCGCCGCCCCCGGCCGGGGTCGAGGTGTCCGCGCCCTGCTGGAACTGCCGTGCGCCGGTGGCCCCCCGGGACACCCACTGCGCGTCCTGCGGCCGTGCGCGCACCCATGCGCTGCTGGTCTGCACCGACCCCTGTCTGGAGCTCCGCCACGGCCCGGGACCTCCGCTGCGCCTGGGCCGCCACCCGGACTGGGCGCCGCGGACCGCCGCCGCGTTCGCGGGCTGGAACAAGGTCTCCCGCCGTCATGCCTCGATCACGATGGAGCCGGATGGCACCGCCTGGGTCGAGGAGCCCGAGGCGGGCAGCCGCAACGGTACGTATGTGAACGGCGCCCGGATCGCGGCGGGTGTGCGCACCCCCGTCCGCGACGGCGACCAACTGCGGCTCGGGCTGCGGGTCAGCTTCGCCGTACGGCTGTACGGACCGGAGCCCGGCACCGGCTGA
- a CDS encoding RES family NAD+ phosphorylase, protein MSPNLFVLSAGTELWRCHDTAYACTEFNPKPAHSFFGGNRFDATTEDRYPYLYAAVAPTTTLAEVMLRDMEFTGPEGRRQVPWALAATRSLSKVRVTEDLVLVRLIEEEDLAAVFQTSWLLETDEYAQTRAWAREIRRQVPDAQGLVWQSRRHRPHPALVLFGDRCGEEPLKAVPGQAHNLGTFEGAGEANQLLAPLRAVIIPPGMRA, encoded by the coding sequence ATGAGCCCGAACCTGTTCGTCCTGAGCGCGGGCACCGAACTGTGGAGGTGTCATGACACGGCCTACGCCTGCACCGAGTTCAACCCGAAGCCCGCGCACTCCTTCTTCGGCGGCAACCGCTTCGACGCCACCACCGAGGACCGGTATCCATATCTCTACGCGGCGGTGGCTCCGACCACCACCCTCGCCGAGGTGATGCTGCGGGACATGGAGTTCACCGGGCCGGAGGGGCGGCGACAGGTGCCGTGGGCGCTGGCGGCCACCCGCTCGCTGTCCAAGGTGCGGGTGACCGAGGACCTGGTCCTGGTGCGGCTGATCGAGGAGGAGGACCTGGCCGCGGTGTTCCAGACCTCCTGGCTGCTGGAGACGGACGAGTACGCGCAGACCCGCGCCTGGGCGCGGGAGATCCGGCGTCAGGTGCCGGACGCGCAGGGGCTGGTGTGGCAGTCGCGGCGGCACCGTCCGCACCCCGCCCTGGTGCTGTTCGGCGACCGCTGCGGGGAGGAGCCGCTGAAGGCGGTGCCCGGCCAGGCCCACAACCTGGGCACGTTCGAGGGGGCGGGCGAGGCCAACCAGCTGCTGGCACCGCTGCGGGCGGTCATCATTCCGCCCGGTATGCGGGCATGA